The nucleotide window CAGCGACCTTGCCTGCTTCTTTGAAGGTTTCGGCAATCAGCTTGGTGTTGGCTTCGGGACTGGCGGACCAGGCTTCGACGCCACTGGCTGAGTCGATACGAATGCATCCGTACTGCCGAACGCCATGCTCGTTGAAGATCTTCGCGATACGGCAGGCCTTCTGCACGGCGAGGACAAAGTTCGAGCGTTCCTCAGCGGTACCCATAGCCGGTCCACCGACCGTGCCGGGCCAGATCGGAGCCACCAACGAGCCGATCGTCAGGTTGTGCGAAGCAACCAGGTCGGCAATTCGCTTCAACTCGTCATCCGAGGCGTCTGGATCGGTGTGAGGGTGGAACAGGAAGTAATCGATCCCGTCGAACTTGATGCCATCCACTTCCGCCGCGGCGGTTAGCTCGAGCATGCGTTCCAGGCTGATCGGCGGATGATCGGTCCCTTCTTCCTTACCAACCAAACCAGGCCACATGGCGTTATGAAGTTTCGGGGACGCGTTAGGATGCGTACTCATGAGAGAGTGCTCCGATAGAGATTAAGTTCTTGTGAGGATGAGATTGAGATGTGATGGCAGGCAGCGAATTCGCTTCAAGTTCTCAGCGCTGCGTCCAGAAACTTGGCGATGCGATTCCCTGTGACAATACTTTCGATCATCTCGGCTGGTTACTCCGGTGTGGTAGCATATTCCTGCGTTACCATATGCCGTAGCGACACAAGACGACTCGACTAGCGCAGAGCAGGATGGGCCCAAAGCCGTCAAGGGAAAGCGCTTGTTTTAACAAGTTTTATCGTGGTGACAAGTAAATGAAGGGGCTTTTCGACCCTTCTGTGCTGGAATTTCACGCGTAGCACGCGTATGGTAACGACAATTTGTCCGTTCGTGCCAAAAACCTGTCTAGTAATGACAAATGGGGAAAGAGCAACATGAGCAATCGCTGGGTCCTGAGTGAATACGATGTCACGTCCCCTTATCAACAGCCGGCTCCCTTTCTGAAAGCGGCCAAGCAGCACGGTCTGAGCGTGACTCACACGCGGCTTTTCGGAGGACGTCGCGATGGCGTCGAGTTGCTGACTGTCCAGAACGGAGAGTTCTCTTTCACGGCCATTCCTACGCGTGGTATGGGCATCCACCAGGCCAAGTACGGCACCACGCGTATCGGCTGGGATTCGCCGGTTGAAGGGCCTGTGCATCCGCAGTTTGTGCCCCTCTCTGAACCGAGTGGGCTGGGATGGCTCGATGGCATGGACGAACTAATTGTTCGTTGCGGGCTGGAAAGCAACGGTGCGCCCGAATTCGACGCAGAAAGTGGGCGACTGAAGTATGGTCTGCACGGTCGGATCGCCAATCAACCGACTGAAGACGTGGTCGTGGAAGTTTCGCCTGATGGCGAAATGTGCATCAGTGGCGAAATCCGTGAGACGCGGTTCCTGTGCTACAACGTCGCGATGAAAACCGAGATCCGCACCAAAACAGGCGAAAACGGTTTCCGCATTCGCGATAGCATCATCAACCGTGCCGCCCAGGAAAGCACGGCCCAGATGCTGTACCACATCAACATGGGAGCCCCCATCCTGGGTGAAGGAGCTTCGGTGGTGTGCCCTGTTACCGAACTGTGCCCACGCAACGACCATGCGGCCAACGACGTTGACACCTGGTCGACCTACAAAGGCCCCACGGCTGGCTATGTCGAACAGGTTTACTTTATGCAGCTTGCCGCCGATGCCAACGGCGATACCTGTACGCTATTGAAGAGTGCCTCTGGCGAACAAGGGGTTTCCGTCCACTTCAATGTGAAACAGCTTCCCTACTTCATCATCTGGAAGAACACCGCCGCCGAAGCAGACGGCTACGTGACCGGTCTCGAACCATCGACCAACTTCCCAAATCCTCGCTCGTTCGAGGAAAAGAACGACCGCGTGCTGCGGATCGCCCCTGGTGCCACGTACGAGATCGACCTGGGCCTGCAATTCCATCCCGATGCCGCAAGCGTTGCGGCCATCGAAAAGAAGATTGCCGGGCTCACCGAAGGGAAAGACGCCAAAGTACACACCACGCCCCAGTCGACATGGTGTAGTTAGCAATGGTCGTGTCCCCTCTCCCTTCGCCGGGAAAGGGTTAGGGAGAGAGGTTTTGCGTCTCGGTTACTTCACCGCACAGTACGCACCGAAGCAGGCATTGAGGTGCAGCACTTCAACCTGACGAAAGCCAACGGCTCGGCAAACGTCGACTTGATAGAGGACACTCCGCGGGGTGTCCTCTTTTTCGATGTAATCAAAGACCGTCTGACGATAGGCATCGTCTCGGAAGTCGTTAAGGTACTCGCCGTAACGTTGCCATTGCACCTGATCAGCCGCTGGCAGATCGGAAGTTACCAGGTCGCTCACTAGAAAGATCCCGCCGGGACGCATCGCCTGGTGAATTTTCTGAAAGACCTGCTTCCAGTCGGCATCGTCCCGTAGATGATGCAGCACCGCGGCAGCCATGACGACATCGTAGGTATCGCCGGGAAGATCGACCTCGCGAATGTCGCCTTGGATGGTAGTAATTTCACGGGAGCTACTTTCGGATACTCGCTGCCGGGCCCGGTCGAGCATCGGCTGACTGAGATCGACCAGCGTGCAGTTCATGCCGGGAATACGCTGGAGAAGCTTCAACGTGTAGTTGCCGGCACCGCACCCGATATCCAGGACGTGCTTTGCGTCCGCGCGATGGGTAGCGGCAACCTGCGTGATCAGATCTAGCACCAACGGGGCATCCATTGTGGCGGACTGCCCAGTTTCCAGGTTCGAGAAGCGATCGACATCGCTATCAAACCGGGCTCGGATTTCTTCGACCGTTGACTTTTCAGAGGGATTCATCTGCATCCTTCAATGGGTGTGACTTCGCCTGACTGTTGGCCAGGACAGTCCTCAATCCCAATCGGTTCGCTGGCGAATTAACCGTTATCGTCCGCACGACAAGCTTCTTCTTGGCGCAATCCGCTAGCGACGTGGCATCATTTTTTAGTTTTGAGGATTGGGTAAAGCCGATAGAATGCGGCAGACACCTCGGAGGCCGCCCCAAGCTTCCATTGCCTCTTCCCACACCCCAATCATAGCTGAGGTACGCAACGGATGGAGAACGTACTCACCGTGATCCTTGCCGGCGGCAAGGGTTCCCGCTTGGAACCACTGACCCGCGATCGCGCGAAGCCAGCGGTCCCCTTTGGCGGCGTCTATCGCATCATCGACTTCGCTCTCTCAAACTGTTTGAACAGTGGTTTTCGCCAGATTCAACTGCTGACACAGTACAAAGCCCAAAGCTTAGACCGGCACATCAATGTCGGCTGGCAGCGATACTTCTGCCGAGAGCTAGGCGAATGCATCGACGTGGTACCCCCACAACAGCGCATCGACGAGCAGTGGTACCAAGGCACCGCCGATGCCGTTTATCAGAACATTTACGCCATCGAAAAGCATCGCCCGAAGTATGTTGTGATCCTGGCTGGCGATCACATCTATAAGATGAACTATGCGTCGATGCTCGACTTCCACATCGAGAACGGGGCTGACCTCACCATTGGTGCCTTGAAGACGACCGTGGAGGAAGCCCGGTCTTTCGGCGTGATGCAGATCGATCGCGTGCAGAAGATTCTCGGCTTCGACGAGAAGCCAGAGCACCCGAAAACGATTCCCGGCGATGATCAGCACTGCCTGGCGTCGATGGGCATTTACGTCTTTAATGCGGCGTTCCTGTTCGAGCAGCTCTGCAAAGACGCCACTAATCGAACCAGTGCCCATGACTTCGGACGGAACATCATTCCGTCGATCATCGATACCCATCGCGTCTATGCTTTTCCCTTCCGCGACGAGAATCGCAAGCACGATGCCTATTGGCGAGACGTCGGTACTTTGGACGCCTACTACGAAGCGAACATGGACCTCGTATCGGTCGATCCGCAGCTCAACATCTACGACGAGGCCTGGCCGCTGCGGACCTATCAACCCAACGTTCCACCACCGAAGTTTGTCTTCGGCGGCGAATCGGATCCAACCCGTCGCGGGTACGCGCTGGATAGCGTGGTCTGTGGTGGATCGATCATCTCCGGAGGCGAGGTCGAACGAAGCATCATCGGCCCACGCGTTCGCGTGAACAGTTTTTCGTCGGTCCACGATTCGATTCTGTTCGAGGGGGTCTCGGTCGGACGGCATAGCCAAATCCGCCGAGCGATCATCGACAAAGGCGTTTCGATTCCAGCAGACACCCAGATCGGCTTCGACCTGGAACTCGACCGCAGCCGGGGTTTCACAGTCACGCAATCCGGCCTGGTCGTGATCGCCAAGGAAGACTTGATCGAGCCGCACATGACCACCGGCAAGCCCCAAGTTGCTTGATCGCCAGCAGTTAAAGGCAGGAAATTGCCATGGTTCGAATTTCGCAGAACTCTTAAACTGACGCGAAGTTCGATCCAACATCGCATTATCCCGCTCGAAACGCTGACATGATTCGCGTCAAAAGTCGTCAGAAGACTGAGTATGGCGACTTCCAAACTCCGATGCCCCTCGCCGAAGCTGTTTGTCGGATGCTCCGCGCCGATGGTGTTCGGCCTGACTGCGTCCTGGAACCTACGTGCGGGCAAGGAACGTTTCTCGCCGCGGCTGCCAACATCTTCTCCGATTGTAAGCGTCTGGTTGGCCGCGAATGGAATCGAGCTTACGTGGCGGAAACTCGCCGGCGACTTTCCGGCACCCACTGCCAAGTCGATCTCGCTCAGGCCGACTTTTTTCAGCAGGACTGGTCATCGCTACTGAAGCGGCAGCCGGGGCACTTGCTCGTGCTGGGCAATCCACCTTGGGTTACGAATTCTGCTTTAGGAACGCTGGGTAGCGGCAATCTTCCGGCAAAGTCCAACTTCCAGCACGAACGAGGCCTCTCGGCTAAGACAGGCAAAGCCAACTTTGACATCTCGCAGTGGATGATCCTGCGGCTATTGGAAACGATGCCGCAGCAAGACTGCACGCTGGCCATGCTGTGCAAAACGACCGTGGCACGCAAAGTTTTGGAACAGGCCTGGAAATCGGGCCTGCCGATTGCCGACAGCCGGATCTACAAGATCGACTCCCGCGAGCACTTTGATGCCTCGGTCGATGCCTGCCTGCTGGTTTGCCAAATGCAAGCCGCAGCTCCCACGACCACGTGTGACGTCTACGAACAGCTCGACGCCGACTTGATATCGAGTGTGTTGGGCATGCACTCTGGCAATCTGGTTGCCGATCACAGGGCGCTCGCCC belongs to Blastopirellula marina and includes:
- a CDS encoding aldose 1-epimerase family protein; this translates as MSNRWVLSEYDVTSPYQQPAPFLKAAKQHGLSVTHTRLFGGRRDGVELLTVQNGEFSFTAIPTRGMGIHQAKYGTTRIGWDSPVEGPVHPQFVPLSEPSGLGWLDGMDELIVRCGLESNGAPEFDAESGRLKYGLHGRIANQPTEDVVVEVSPDGEMCISGEIRETRFLCYNVAMKTEIRTKTGENGFRIRDSIINRAAQESTAQMLYHINMGAPILGEGASVVCPVTELCPRNDHAANDVDTWSTYKGPTAGYVEQVYFMQLAADANGDTCTLLKSASGEQGVSVHFNVKQLPYFIIWKNTAAEADGYVTGLEPSTNFPNPRSFEEKNDRVLRIAPGATYEIDLGLQFHPDAASVAAIEKKIAGLTEGKDAKVHTTPQSTWCS
- a CDS encoding class I SAM-dependent methyltransferase, translated to MNPSEKSTVEEIRARFDSDVDRFSNLETGQSATMDAPLVLDLITQVAATHRADAKHVLDIGCGAGNYTLKLLQRIPGMNCTLVDLSQPMLDRARQRVSESSSREITTIQGDIREVDLPGDTYDVVMAAAVLHHLRDDADWKQVFQKIHQAMRPGGIFLVSDLVTSDLPAADQVQWQRYGEYLNDFRDDAYRQTVFDYIEKEDTPRSVLYQVDVCRAVGFRQVEVLHLNACFGAYCAVK
- the glgC gene encoding glucose-1-phosphate adenylyltransferase; protein product: MENVLTVILAGGKGSRLEPLTRDRAKPAVPFGGVYRIIDFALSNCLNSGFRQIQLLTQYKAQSLDRHINVGWQRYFCRELGECIDVVPPQQRIDEQWYQGTADAVYQNIYAIEKHRPKYVVILAGDHIYKMNYASMLDFHIENGADLTIGALKTTVEEARSFGVMQIDRVQKILGFDEKPEHPKTIPGDDQHCLASMGIYVFNAAFLFEQLCKDATNRTSAHDFGRNIIPSIIDTHRVYAFPFRDENRKHDAYWRDVGTLDAYYEANMDLVSVDPQLNIYDEAWPLRTYQPNVPPPKFVFGGESDPTRRGYALDSVVCGGSIISGGEVERSIIGPRVRVNSFSSVHDSILFEGVSVGRHSQIRRAIIDKGVSIPADTQIGFDLELDRSRGFTVTQSGLVVIAKEDLIEPHMTTGKPQVA
- a CDS encoding N-6 DNA methylase → MIRVKSRQKTEYGDFQTPMPLAEAVCRMLRADGVRPDCVLEPTCGQGTFLAAAANIFSDCKRLVGREWNRAYVAETRRRLSGTHCQVDLAQADFFQQDWSSLLKRQPGHLLVLGNPPWVTNSALGTLGSGNLPAKSNFQHERGLSAKTGKANFDISQWMILRLLETMPQQDCTLAMLCKTTVARKVLEQAWKSGLPIADSRIYKIDSREHFDASVDACLLVCQMQAAAPTTTCDVYEQLDADLISSVLGMHSGNLVADHRALARQKHLLDTQPTTRWRSGVKHDCRAVMQLERQGWCLVNGLGERVELEPDYLYPMMPAGAVYRGEVKQTDKFLIVPQKRTGEDTAPIESAAPRTWAYLQRHATRLADRKSSIYRGRPPFSIFGIGEYSFAKWKVAISALHKQLSFRVIPPQDGRPVMLDDTTYFLSFRTKKDAVATANRLNSPEVQEFYRAWIFWDAKRPITSEILQRLKAVD